The following proteins are co-located in the Polymorphospora rubra genome:
- a CDS encoding hydroxyacid dehydrogenase, whose protein sequence is MTGHPQTLLVMADDTYRALFDADALARIRRTARLAEPAHVTRLDTGAARTRLAEVEVLVTGWGCPPLDDAVLSAAPRLRAVLHAAGTVKEHVTDACWARGLLVTSAAEANAVPVAEYTVAAVLFAGKRVPQAAALSRLHRTAVHASGERSNRDRVVGVVGFSRIGRRVVDLLRPYDLRVLVADPYADPATVGAAGATLVELDELLRASDVVSLHAPSLPATRHLLDRRRLALMPDGATLINTARGALVDTAALTDECAAGRLSALLDVTDPEPLPTDSPLWLMPNVFITPHVAGSLDGEVRRLADAAIEELERYARGAPPLHPVHSEHLLHMA, encoded by the coding sequence GTGACCGGCCACCCGCAGACGTTGCTGGTGATGGCCGACGACACCTACCGGGCGCTGTTCGACGCCGACGCCCTGGCCCGGATCCGGCGGACCGCCCGGCTGGCCGAACCGGCGCACGTCACCCGCCTCGACACCGGGGCGGCCCGCACCCGGCTGGCCGAGGTCGAGGTGCTGGTCACCGGCTGGGGCTGCCCACCACTGGACGACGCGGTCCTGTCGGCCGCACCCCGGCTGCGCGCGGTGCTGCACGCGGCCGGAACGGTCAAGGAACACGTCACCGACGCCTGCTGGGCACGCGGGCTGCTGGTCACCTCGGCCGCCGAGGCGAACGCCGTCCCGGTGGCCGAGTACACGGTGGCGGCGGTGCTCTTCGCCGGCAAGCGGGTGCCCCAGGCGGCCGCCCTGTCCCGGCTGCACCGGACCGCGGTGCACGCGTCCGGGGAGCGGTCCAACCGGGACCGCGTGGTCGGCGTGGTCGGCTTCTCCCGGATCGGCCGGCGGGTGGTGGACCTGCTGCGTCCGTACGACCTGCGGGTGCTGGTCGCCGACCCGTACGCCGATCCCGCGACGGTCGGTGCGGCCGGCGCCACCCTGGTCGAACTCGACGAACTGCTGCGGGCCAGTGACGTGGTGAGCCTGCACGCGCCGTCGCTGCCGGCGACCCGGCACCTGCTCGACCGGCGTCGGCTGGCCCTGATGCCGGACGGCGCGACTCTGATCAACACGGCCCGGGGGGCGCTGGTCGACACCGCCGCCCTGACCGACGAATGCGCGGCCGGGCGGCTCTCGGCGCTGCTGGACGTGACCGACCCGGAGCCGCTGCCCACCGACTCCCCGCTGTGGCTGATGCCGAACGTCTTCATCACCCCGCACGTGGCGGGCTCGCTCGACGGCGAGGTACGGCGACTGGCCGACGCCGCGATCGAGGAACTGGAACGGTACGCCCGGGGTGCGCCCCCACTGCACCCCGTGCACTCCGAACACCTGCTCCACATGGCCTGA